The proteins below are encoded in one region of Telopea speciosissima isolate NSW1024214 ecotype Mountain lineage chromosome 10, Tspe_v1, whole genome shotgun sequence:
- the LOC122642613 gene encoding kinesin-like protein KIN-14S isoform X2 — translation MEDQTLETVLEKCDVVSVHDQAQENNDNGNDDSSSNQICEISSGQERNLPILQRIDALSTKIQNLKREHGVLSGEVKGIVTESFPGSEVLSALQSLGTEHETLKKKYLEEYSERKRLYNEVIELKGNIRVFCRCRPLNQDEIESGLSSVVDFNPCQDSELQINCSDSSRKQFKFDHVFGPHENQEAIFAQTSPVVTSVLDGFNVCIFAYGQTGTGKTFTMEGTPENRGVNYRALEQLFRISERRSSTMRYDLFVSMLEVYNEKIRDLLAENSNQPMKKLEIKQAAEGTEVWELLKTGSQIRSVGSTNANELSSRSHCLLRVTVRGENLVNGQKTRSHLWLVDLAGSERVGRIEVEGERLKESQFINKSLSALGDVISALANKTAHIPYRNSKLTHLLQSSLGGDCKTLMFVQISPSAADLGETLCSLNFASRVRGIEHGPARKQADPTELLKYKQMAEKLRQDEKETKKLQDSLQSLQLRSAAREQLCRSLQEKVRDLERQLAEERKTRLQQENRISVPSALTLQLGERNTREKKPPLAPSKMRPPLRGITNILPQSPAPPRKYNIVTSNSVEDKESKTITNTKTLMRPRRISIAAIRAPASVTTQVHQPKRRVSIATIRPDSMMTPATTSNKMGRLSFVRDPQKNRRVSRIFSPLPELRTASVEATPVGTRRKFLGSPPMQVASWKPKHPTVLALQRRHFVWSPLKQKGLKNERKSFL, via the exons ATCAAACCCTGGAAACCGTCTTGGAGAAATGCGATGTTGTTTCAGTTCATG ACCAAGCCCAAGAAAATAACGATAACGGGAATGACGATAGTTCTTCAAATCAAATTTGTGAAATCTCATCGGGTCAGGAACGGAACCTTCCCATTTTGCAAAGGATTGATGCTTTAAGTACCAAAATTCAG AACTTGAAGAGGGAGCATGGAGTTCTATCTGGTGAAGTAAAGGGCATTGTGACAGAATCCTTTCCTGGCTCCGAGGTTTTGTCTGCTCTTCAGTCTCTAG GTACTGAACATGAAACTCTGAAGAAGAAATATCTTGAGGAATACTCTGAGCGCAAGCGGCTCTACAATGAAGTAATTGAGCTTAAAGGAAACATAAGAGTCTTCTGTAGATGCAGACCTCTAAATCAAGATGAGATTGAAAGTGGTTTGTCTTCCGTGGTAGATTTTAACCCATGTCAAGATTCTGAGCTACAGATTAATTGCTCTGATTCATCCAGAAAACAATTCAAGTTCGACCATGTCTTTGGTCCTCATGAAAACCAAG AGGCAATTTTTGCACAGACATCACCTGTGGTGACTTCAGTTCTGGATGGGTTCAATGTCTGCATTTTTGCTTATGGGCAGACAGGAACTGGGAAAACATTTACCATGGAAGGAACACCTGAAAACAGAGGAGTTAATTATAGGGCATTAGAGCAGTTGTTTCGGATTTCTGAGCGAAGAAGCAGTACCATGAGATATGATTTGTTTGTAAGCATGCTAGAAGTTTACAATGAGAAGATAAGGGATCTTCTTGCAGAGAATTCCAACCAACCTATGAAGAA GTTGGAGATAAAGCAAGCAGCAGAGGGAACA GAAGTGTGGGAACTTTTAAAGACTGGAAGCCAAATCCGTTCTGTTGGATCAACTAATGCTAATGAGCTCAGCAGCCGCTCACACtg TTTGTTGCGAGTAACTGTTAGGGGAGAGAATTTGGTAAATGGACAAAAGACCAGAAGCCACCTCTGGCTGGTTGACTTGGCTGGAAGTGAGCGAGTTGGGAGGATTGAAGTTGAGGGTGAAAGGTTGAAGGAGTCTCAATTCATTAACAAGTCTCTCTCAGCACTCGGCGATGTTATCTCTGCTCTGGCAAACAAGACAGCCCACATACCTTATAGGAACTCAAAGCTCACCCATTTGCTGCAGAGCTCTCTAG GAGGAGACTGCAAGACACTCATGTTTGTTCAAATTAGCCCAAGTGCTGCAGACTTGGGAGAGACCCTATGCTCACTTAACTTTGCTAGCCGAGTCCGAGGCATTGAGCATGGCCCTGCCCGTAAACAAGCCGACCCCACTGAACTTCTCAAGTACAAACAGATG GCCGAGAAGCTAAGACAGGATgagaaggaaacaaagaaattaCAGGATAGCTTACAGTCACTGCAGTTGAGGTCCGCAGCCCGGGAACAACTTTGCAGAAGCCTTCAGGAAAAG GTTCGGGATCTTGAAAGGCAACTAGCAGAAGAGAGGAAAACTAGACTTCagcaagaaaatagaatttCTGTTCCATCTGCATTGACACTTCAACTAGGTGAGAGGAACACAAGGGAGAAAAAACCACCACTGGCTCCCTCAAAGATGAGACCGCCACTAAGAGGAATCACCAACATTTTGCCTCAGTCTCCAGCTCCACCCAGGAAATATAACATTGTTACATCAAACTCAGTGGAGGACAAAGAGTCTAAGACAATAACTAACACAAAGACTCTAATGAGACCAAGAAGGATCTCAATTGCCGCTATTCGAGCTCCCGCTTCGGTAACTACCCAAGTTCATCAACCCAAGAGACGGGTGTCTATTGCAACGATTCGCCCTGATTCGATGATGACACCAGCCACCACTTCCAATAAGATGGGCCGGCTTTCATTTGTAAGGGATCCACAGAAGAATCGGAGGGTCTCTAGGATATTCTCACCATTGCCAGAACTTAGAACTGCGTCTGTGGAGGCAACACCAGTTGGTACCAGGAGGAAATTCTTAGGCAGTCCACCAATGCAGGTTGCCTCATGGAAGCCAAAGCATCCTACAGTGTTAGCTTTACAAAGGAGACACTTTGTGTGGAGCCCACTCAAGCAGAAAGGCCtgaagaatgaaagaaagtCATTCTTATAG
- the LOC122642613 gene encoding kinesin-like protein KIN-14S isoform X1, with the protein MEDQTLETVLEKCDVVSVHDQAQENNDNGNDDSSSNQICEISSGQERNLPILQRIDALSTKIQNLKREHGVLSGEVKGIVTESFPGSEVLSALQSLGTEHETLKKKYLEEYSERKRLYNEVIELKGNIRVFCRCRPLNQDEIESGLSSVVDFNPCQDSELQINCSDSSRKQFKFDHVFGPHENQEAIFAQTSPVVTSVLDGFNVCIFAYGQTGTGKTFTMEGTPENRGVNYRALEQLFRISERRSSTMRYDLFVSMLEVYNEKIRDLLAENSNQPMKKLEIKQAAEGTQEVPGLFEARVYRTDEVWELLKTGSQIRSVGSTNANELSSRSHCLLRVTVRGENLVNGQKTRSHLWLVDLAGSERVGRIEVEGERLKESQFINKSLSALGDVISALANKTAHIPYRNSKLTHLLQSSLGGDCKTLMFVQISPSAADLGETLCSLNFASRVRGIEHGPARKQADPTELLKYKQMAEKLRQDEKETKKLQDSLQSLQLRSAAREQLCRSLQEKVRDLERQLAEERKTRLQQENRISVPSALTLQLGERNTREKKPPLAPSKMRPPLRGITNILPQSPAPPRKYNIVTSNSVEDKESKTITNTKTLMRPRRISIAAIRAPASVTTQVHQPKRRVSIATIRPDSMMTPATTSNKMGRLSFVRDPQKNRRVSRIFSPLPELRTASVEATPVGTRRKFLGSPPMQVASWKPKHPTVLALQRRHFVWSPLKQKGLKNERKSFL; encoded by the exons ATCAAACCCTGGAAACCGTCTTGGAGAAATGCGATGTTGTTTCAGTTCATG ACCAAGCCCAAGAAAATAACGATAACGGGAATGACGATAGTTCTTCAAATCAAATTTGTGAAATCTCATCGGGTCAGGAACGGAACCTTCCCATTTTGCAAAGGATTGATGCTTTAAGTACCAAAATTCAG AACTTGAAGAGGGAGCATGGAGTTCTATCTGGTGAAGTAAAGGGCATTGTGACAGAATCCTTTCCTGGCTCCGAGGTTTTGTCTGCTCTTCAGTCTCTAG GTACTGAACATGAAACTCTGAAGAAGAAATATCTTGAGGAATACTCTGAGCGCAAGCGGCTCTACAATGAAGTAATTGAGCTTAAAGGAAACATAAGAGTCTTCTGTAGATGCAGACCTCTAAATCAAGATGAGATTGAAAGTGGTTTGTCTTCCGTGGTAGATTTTAACCCATGTCAAGATTCTGAGCTACAGATTAATTGCTCTGATTCATCCAGAAAACAATTCAAGTTCGACCATGTCTTTGGTCCTCATGAAAACCAAG AGGCAATTTTTGCACAGACATCACCTGTGGTGACTTCAGTTCTGGATGGGTTCAATGTCTGCATTTTTGCTTATGGGCAGACAGGAACTGGGAAAACATTTACCATGGAAGGAACACCTGAAAACAGAGGAGTTAATTATAGGGCATTAGAGCAGTTGTTTCGGATTTCTGAGCGAAGAAGCAGTACCATGAGATATGATTTGTTTGTAAGCATGCTAGAAGTTTACAATGAGAAGATAAGGGATCTTCTTGCAGAGAATTCCAACCAACCTATGAAGAA GTTGGAGATAAAGCAAGCAGCAGAGGGAACACAGGAAGTCCCTGGGCTTTTCGAAGCTCGAGTTTATCGCACAGATGAAGTGTGGGAACTTTTAAAGACTGGAAGCCAAATCCGTTCTGTTGGATCAACTAATGCTAATGAGCTCAGCAGCCGCTCACACtg TTTGTTGCGAGTAACTGTTAGGGGAGAGAATTTGGTAAATGGACAAAAGACCAGAAGCCACCTCTGGCTGGTTGACTTGGCTGGAAGTGAGCGAGTTGGGAGGATTGAAGTTGAGGGTGAAAGGTTGAAGGAGTCTCAATTCATTAACAAGTCTCTCTCAGCACTCGGCGATGTTATCTCTGCTCTGGCAAACAAGACAGCCCACATACCTTATAGGAACTCAAAGCTCACCCATTTGCTGCAGAGCTCTCTAG GAGGAGACTGCAAGACACTCATGTTTGTTCAAATTAGCCCAAGTGCTGCAGACTTGGGAGAGACCCTATGCTCACTTAACTTTGCTAGCCGAGTCCGAGGCATTGAGCATGGCCCTGCCCGTAAACAAGCCGACCCCACTGAACTTCTCAAGTACAAACAGATG GCCGAGAAGCTAAGACAGGATgagaaggaaacaaagaaattaCAGGATAGCTTACAGTCACTGCAGTTGAGGTCCGCAGCCCGGGAACAACTTTGCAGAAGCCTTCAGGAAAAG GTTCGGGATCTTGAAAGGCAACTAGCAGAAGAGAGGAAAACTAGACTTCagcaagaaaatagaatttCTGTTCCATCTGCATTGACACTTCAACTAGGTGAGAGGAACACAAGGGAGAAAAAACCACCACTGGCTCCCTCAAAGATGAGACCGCCACTAAGAGGAATCACCAACATTTTGCCTCAGTCTCCAGCTCCACCCAGGAAATATAACATTGTTACATCAAACTCAGTGGAGGACAAAGAGTCTAAGACAATAACTAACACAAAGACTCTAATGAGACCAAGAAGGATCTCAATTGCCGCTATTCGAGCTCCCGCTTCGGTAACTACCCAAGTTCATCAACCCAAGAGACGGGTGTCTATTGCAACGATTCGCCCTGATTCGATGATGACACCAGCCACCACTTCCAATAAGATGGGCCGGCTTTCATTTGTAAGGGATCCACAGAAGAATCGGAGGGTCTCTAGGATATTCTCACCATTGCCAGAACTTAGAACTGCGTCTGTGGAGGCAACACCAGTTGGTACCAGGAGGAAATTCTTAGGCAGTCCACCAATGCAGGTTGCCTCATGGAAGCCAAAGCATCCTACAGTGTTAGCTTTACAAAGGAGACACTTTGTGTGGAGCCCACTCAAGCAGAAAGGCCtgaagaatgaaagaaagtCATTCTTATAG
- the LOC122642613 gene encoding kinesin-like protein KIN-14S isoform X3 — protein sequence MEDQTLETVLEKCDVVSVHDQAQENNDNGNDDSSSNQICEISSGQERNLPILQRIDALSTKIQNLKREHGVLSGEVKGIVTESFPGSEVLSALQSLGTEHETLKKKYLEEYSERKRLYNEVIELKGNIRVFCRCRPLNQDEIESGLSSVVDFNPCQDSELQINCSDSSRKQFKFDHVFGPHENQEAIFAQTSPVVTSVLDGFNVCIFAYGQTGTGKTFTMEGTPENRGVNYRALEQLFRISERRSSTMRYDLFVSMLEVYNEKIRDLLAENSNQPMKKLEIKQAAEGTQEVPGLFEARVYRTDEVWELLKTGSQIRSVGSTNANELSSRSHCLLRVTVRGENLVNGQKTRSHLWLVDLAGSERVGRIEVEGERLKESQFINKSLSALGDVISALANKTAHIPYRNSKLTHLLQSSLGIEHGPARKQADPTELLKYKQMAEKLRQDEKETKKLQDSLQSLQLRSAAREQLCRSLQEKVRDLERQLAEERKTRLQQENRISVPSALTLQLGERNTREKKPPLAPSKMRPPLRGITNILPQSPAPPRKYNIVTSNSVEDKESKTITNTKTLMRPRRISIAAIRAPASVTTQVHQPKRRVSIATIRPDSMMTPATTSNKMGRLSFVRDPQKNRRVSRIFSPLPELRTASVEATPVGTRRKFLGSPPMQVASWKPKHPTVLALQRRHFVWSPLKQKGLKNERKSFL from the exons ATCAAACCCTGGAAACCGTCTTGGAGAAATGCGATGTTGTTTCAGTTCATG ACCAAGCCCAAGAAAATAACGATAACGGGAATGACGATAGTTCTTCAAATCAAATTTGTGAAATCTCATCGGGTCAGGAACGGAACCTTCCCATTTTGCAAAGGATTGATGCTTTAAGTACCAAAATTCAG AACTTGAAGAGGGAGCATGGAGTTCTATCTGGTGAAGTAAAGGGCATTGTGACAGAATCCTTTCCTGGCTCCGAGGTTTTGTCTGCTCTTCAGTCTCTAG GTACTGAACATGAAACTCTGAAGAAGAAATATCTTGAGGAATACTCTGAGCGCAAGCGGCTCTACAATGAAGTAATTGAGCTTAAAGGAAACATAAGAGTCTTCTGTAGATGCAGACCTCTAAATCAAGATGAGATTGAAAGTGGTTTGTCTTCCGTGGTAGATTTTAACCCATGTCAAGATTCTGAGCTACAGATTAATTGCTCTGATTCATCCAGAAAACAATTCAAGTTCGACCATGTCTTTGGTCCTCATGAAAACCAAG AGGCAATTTTTGCACAGACATCACCTGTGGTGACTTCAGTTCTGGATGGGTTCAATGTCTGCATTTTTGCTTATGGGCAGACAGGAACTGGGAAAACATTTACCATGGAAGGAACACCTGAAAACAGAGGAGTTAATTATAGGGCATTAGAGCAGTTGTTTCGGATTTCTGAGCGAAGAAGCAGTACCATGAGATATGATTTGTTTGTAAGCATGCTAGAAGTTTACAATGAGAAGATAAGGGATCTTCTTGCAGAGAATTCCAACCAACCTATGAAGAA GTTGGAGATAAAGCAAGCAGCAGAGGGAACACAGGAAGTCCCTGGGCTTTTCGAAGCTCGAGTTTATCGCACAGATGAAGTGTGGGAACTTTTAAAGACTGGAAGCCAAATCCGTTCTGTTGGATCAACTAATGCTAATGAGCTCAGCAGCCGCTCACACtg TTTGTTGCGAGTAACTGTTAGGGGAGAGAATTTGGTAAATGGACAAAAGACCAGAAGCCACCTCTGGCTGGTTGACTTGGCTGGAAGTGAGCGAGTTGGGAGGATTGAAGTTGAGGGTGAAAGGTTGAAGGAGTCTCAATTCATTAACAAGTCTCTCTCAGCACTCGGCGATGTTATCTCTGCTCTGGCAAACAAGACAGCCCACATACCTTATAGGAACTCAAAGCTCACCCATTTGCTGCAGAGCTCTCTAG GCATTGAGCATGGCCCTGCCCGTAAACAAGCCGACCCCACTGAACTTCTCAAGTACAAACAGATG GCCGAGAAGCTAAGACAGGATgagaaggaaacaaagaaattaCAGGATAGCTTACAGTCACTGCAGTTGAGGTCCGCAGCCCGGGAACAACTTTGCAGAAGCCTTCAGGAAAAG GTTCGGGATCTTGAAAGGCAACTAGCAGAAGAGAGGAAAACTAGACTTCagcaagaaaatagaatttCTGTTCCATCTGCATTGACACTTCAACTAGGTGAGAGGAACACAAGGGAGAAAAAACCACCACTGGCTCCCTCAAAGATGAGACCGCCACTAAGAGGAATCACCAACATTTTGCCTCAGTCTCCAGCTCCACCCAGGAAATATAACATTGTTACATCAAACTCAGTGGAGGACAAAGAGTCTAAGACAATAACTAACACAAAGACTCTAATGAGACCAAGAAGGATCTCAATTGCCGCTATTCGAGCTCCCGCTTCGGTAACTACCCAAGTTCATCAACCCAAGAGACGGGTGTCTATTGCAACGATTCGCCCTGATTCGATGATGACACCAGCCACCACTTCCAATAAGATGGGCCGGCTTTCATTTGTAAGGGATCCACAGAAGAATCGGAGGGTCTCTAGGATATTCTCACCATTGCCAGAACTTAGAACTGCGTCTGTGGAGGCAACACCAGTTGGTACCAGGAGGAAATTCTTAGGCAGTCCACCAATGCAGGTTGCCTCATGGAAGCCAAAGCATCCTACAGTGTTAGCTTTACAAAGGAGACACTTTGTGTGGAGCCCACTCAAGCAGAAAGGCCtgaagaatgaaagaaagtCATTCTTATAG
- the LOC122642613 gene encoding kinesin-like protein KIN-14S isoform X4, with product MEDQTLETVLEKCDVVSVHDQAQENNDNGNDDSSSNQICEISSGQERNLPILQRIDALSTKIQNLKREHGVLSGEVKGIVTESFPGSEVLSALQSLGTEHETLKKKYLEEYSERKRLYNEVIELKGNIRVFCRCRPLNQDEIESGLSSVVDFNPCQDSELQINCSDSSRKQFKFDHVFGPHENQEAIFAQTSPVVTSVLDGFNVCIFAYGQTGTGKTFTMEGTPENRGVNYRALEQLFRISERRSSTMRYDLFVSMLEVYNEKIRDLLAENSNQPMKKLEIKQAAEGTQEVPGLFEARVYRTDEVWELLKTGSQIRSVGSTNANELSSRSHWTAHIPYRNSKLTHLLQSSLGGDCKTLMFVQISPSAADLGETLCSLNFASRVRGIEHGPARKQADPTELLKYKQMAEKLRQDEKETKKLQDSLQSLQLRSAAREQLCRSLQEKVRDLERQLAEERKTRLQQENRISVPSALTLQLGERNTREKKPPLAPSKMRPPLRGITNILPQSPAPPRKYNIVTSNSVEDKESKTITNTKTLMRPRRISIAAIRAPASVTTQVHQPKRRVSIATIRPDSMMTPATTSNKMGRLSFVRDPQKNRRVSRIFSPLPELRTASVEATPVGTRRKFLGSPPMQVASWKPKHPTVLALQRRHFVWSPLKQKGLKNERKSFL from the exons ATCAAACCCTGGAAACCGTCTTGGAGAAATGCGATGTTGTTTCAGTTCATG ACCAAGCCCAAGAAAATAACGATAACGGGAATGACGATAGTTCTTCAAATCAAATTTGTGAAATCTCATCGGGTCAGGAACGGAACCTTCCCATTTTGCAAAGGATTGATGCTTTAAGTACCAAAATTCAG AACTTGAAGAGGGAGCATGGAGTTCTATCTGGTGAAGTAAAGGGCATTGTGACAGAATCCTTTCCTGGCTCCGAGGTTTTGTCTGCTCTTCAGTCTCTAG GTACTGAACATGAAACTCTGAAGAAGAAATATCTTGAGGAATACTCTGAGCGCAAGCGGCTCTACAATGAAGTAATTGAGCTTAAAGGAAACATAAGAGTCTTCTGTAGATGCAGACCTCTAAATCAAGATGAGATTGAAAGTGGTTTGTCTTCCGTGGTAGATTTTAACCCATGTCAAGATTCTGAGCTACAGATTAATTGCTCTGATTCATCCAGAAAACAATTCAAGTTCGACCATGTCTTTGGTCCTCATGAAAACCAAG AGGCAATTTTTGCACAGACATCACCTGTGGTGACTTCAGTTCTGGATGGGTTCAATGTCTGCATTTTTGCTTATGGGCAGACAGGAACTGGGAAAACATTTACCATGGAAGGAACACCTGAAAACAGAGGAGTTAATTATAGGGCATTAGAGCAGTTGTTTCGGATTTCTGAGCGAAGAAGCAGTACCATGAGATATGATTTGTTTGTAAGCATGCTAGAAGTTTACAATGAGAAGATAAGGGATCTTCTTGCAGAGAATTCCAACCAACCTATGAAGAA GTTGGAGATAAAGCAAGCAGCAGAGGGAACACAGGAAGTCCCTGGGCTTTTCGAAGCTCGAGTTTATCGCACAGATGAAGTGTGGGAACTTTTAAAGACTGGAAGCCAAATCCGTTCTGTTGGATCAACTAATGCTAATGAGCTCAGCAGCCGCTCACACtg GACAGCCCACATACCTTATAGGAACTCAAAGCTCACCCATTTGCTGCAGAGCTCTCTAG GAGGAGACTGCAAGACACTCATGTTTGTTCAAATTAGCCCAAGTGCTGCAGACTTGGGAGAGACCCTATGCTCACTTAACTTTGCTAGCCGAGTCCGAGGCATTGAGCATGGCCCTGCCCGTAAACAAGCCGACCCCACTGAACTTCTCAAGTACAAACAGATG GCCGAGAAGCTAAGACAGGATgagaaggaaacaaagaaattaCAGGATAGCTTACAGTCACTGCAGTTGAGGTCCGCAGCCCGGGAACAACTTTGCAGAAGCCTTCAGGAAAAG GTTCGGGATCTTGAAAGGCAACTAGCAGAAGAGAGGAAAACTAGACTTCagcaagaaaatagaatttCTGTTCCATCTGCATTGACACTTCAACTAGGTGAGAGGAACACAAGGGAGAAAAAACCACCACTGGCTCCCTCAAAGATGAGACCGCCACTAAGAGGAATCACCAACATTTTGCCTCAGTCTCCAGCTCCACCCAGGAAATATAACATTGTTACATCAAACTCAGTGGAGGACAAAGAGTCTAAGACAATAACTAACACAAAGACTCTAATGAGACCAAGAAGGATCTCAATTGCCGCTATTCGAGCTCCCGCTTCGGTAACTACCCAAGTTCATCAACCCAAGAGACGGGTGTCTATTGCAACGATTCGCCCTGATTCGATGATGACACCAGCCACCACTTCCAATAAGATGGGCCGGCTTTCATTTGTAAGGGATCCACAGAAGAATCGGAGGGTCTCTAGGATATTCTCACCATTGCCAGAACTTAGAACTGCGTCTGTGGAGGCAACACCAGTTGGTACCAGGAGGAAATTCTTAGGCAGTCCACCAATGCAGGTTGCCTCATGGAAGCCAAAGCATCCTACAGTGTTAGCTTTACAAAGGAGACACTTTGTGTGGAGCCCACTCAAGCAGAAAGGCCtgaagaatgaaagaaagtCATTCTTATAG
- the LOC122642613 gene encoding kinesin-like protein KIN-14S isoform X5 gives MEDQTLETVLEKCDVVSVHDQAQENNDNGNDDSSSNQICEISSGQERNLPILQRIDALSTKIQNLKREHGVLSGEVKGIVTESFPGSEVLSALQSLGTEHETLKKKYLEEYSERKRLYNEVIELKGNIRVFCRCRPLNQDEIESGLSSVVDFNPCQDSELQINCSDSSRKQFKFDHVFGPHENQEAIFAQTSPVVTSVLDGFNVCIFAYGQTGTGKTFTMEGTPENRGVNYRALEQLFRISERRSSTMRYDLFVSMLEVYNEKIRDLLAENSNQPMKKLEIKQAAEGTEVWELLKTGSQIRSVGSTNANELSSRSHWTAHIPYRNSKLTHLLQSSLGGDCKTLMFVQISPSAADLGETLCSLNFASRVRGIEHGPARKQADPTELLKYKQMAEKLRQDEKETKKLQDSLQSLQLRSAAREQLCRSLQEKVRDLERQLAEERKTRLQQENRISVPSALTLQLGERNTREKKPPLAPSKMRPPLRGITNILPQSPAPPRKYNIVTSNSVEDKESKTITNTKTLMRPRRISIAAIRAPASVTTQVHQPKRRVSIATIRPDSMMTPATTSNKMGRLSFVRDPQKNRRVSRIFSPLPELRTASVEATPVGTRRKFLGSPPMQVASWKPKHPTVLALQRRHFVWSPLKQKGLKNERKSFL, from the exons ATCAAACCCTGGAAACCGTCTTGGAGAAATGCGATGTTGTTTCAGTTCATG ACCAAGCCCAAGAAAATAACGATAACGGGAATGACGATAGTTCTTCAAATCAAATTTGTGAAATCTCATCGGGTCAGGAACGGAACCTTCCCATTTTGCAAAGGATTGATGCTTTAAGTACCAAAATTCAG AACTTGAAGAGGGAGCATGGAGTTCTATCTGGTGAAGTAAAGGGCATTGTGACAGAATCCTTTCCTGGCTCCGAGGTTTTGTCTGCTCTTCAGTCTCTAG GTACTGAACATGAAACTCTGAAGAAGAAATATCTTGAGGAATACTCTGAGCGCAAGCGGCTCTACAATGAAGTAATTGAGCTTAAAGGAAACATAAGAGTCTTCTGTAGATGCAGACCTCTAAATCAAGATGAGATTGAAAGTGGTTTGTCTTCCGTGGTAGATTTTAACCCATGTCAAGATTCTGAGCTACAGATTAATTGCTCTGATTCATCCAGAAAACAATTCAAGTTCGACCATGTCTTTGGTCCTCATGAAAACCAAG AGGCAATTTTTGCACAGACATCACCTGTGGTGACTTCAGTTCTGGATGGGTTCAATGTCTGCATTTTTGCTTATGGGCAGACAGGAACTGGGAAAACATTTACCATGGAAGGAACACCTGAAAACAGAGGAGTTAATTATAGGGCATTAGAGCAGTTGTTTCGGATTTCTGAGCGAAGAAGCAGTACCATGAGATATGATTTGTTTGTAAGCATGCTAGAAGTTTACAATGAGAAGATAAGGGATCTTCTTGCAGAGAATTCCAACCAACCTATGAAGAA GTTGGAGATAAAGCAAGCAGCAGAGGGAACA GAAGTGTGGGAACTTTTAAAGACTGGAAGCCAAATCCGTTCTGTTGGATCAACTAATGCTAATGAGCTCAGCAGCCGCTCACACtg GACAGCCCACATACCTTATAGGAACTCAAAGCTCACCCATTTGCTGCAGAGCTCTCTAG GAGGAGACTGCAAGACACTCATGTTTGTTCAAATTAGCCCAAGTGCTGCAGACTTGGGAGAGACCCTATGCTCACTTAACTTTGCTAGCCGAGTCCGAGGCATTGAGCATGGCCCTGCCCGTAAACAAGCCGACCCCACTGAACTTCTCAAGTACAAACAGATG GCCGAGAAGCTAAGACAGGATgagaaggaaacaaagaaattaCAGGATAGCTTACAGTCACTGCAGTTGAGGTCCGCAGCCCGGGAACAACTTTGCAGAAGCCTTCAGGAAAAG GTTCGGGATCTTGAAAGGCAACTAGCAGAAGAGAGGAAAACTAGACTTCagcaagaaaatagaatttCTGTTCCATCTGCATTGACACTTCAACTAGGTGAGAGGAACACAAGGGAGAAAAAACCACCACTGGCTCCCTCAAAGATGAGACCGCCACTAAGAGGAATCACCAACATTTTGCCTCAGTCTCCAGCTCCACCCAGGAAATATAACATTGTTACATCAAACTCAGTGGAGGACAAAGAGTCTAAGACAATAACTAACACAAAGACTCTAATGAGACCAAGAAGGATCTCAATTGCCGCTATTCGAGCTCCCGCTTCGGTAACTACCCAAGTTCATCAACCCAAGAGACGGGTGTCTATTGCAACGATTCGCCCTGATTCGATGATGACACCAGCCACCACTTCCAATAAGATGGGCCGGCTTTCATTTGTAAGGGATCCACAGAAGAATCGGAGGGTCTCTAGGATATTCTCACCATTGCCAGAACTTAGAACTGCGTCTGTGGAGGCAACACCAGTTGGTACCAGGAGGAAATTCTTAGGCAGTCCACCAATGCAGGTTGCCTCATGGAAGCCAAAGCATCCTACAGTGTTAGCTTTACAAAGGAGACACTTTGTGTGGAGCCCACTCAAGCAGAAAGGCCtgaagaatgaaagaaagtCATTCTTATAG
- the LOC122642619 gene encoding 40S ribosomal protein S16-like — protein MAATADSVQCFGRKKTAVAVTHCKRGRGLIKINGCPIELVEPEILRYKAYEPILLLGRQRFAGVDMRIRVKGGGHTSQIYAIRQSIAKALVAYYQKYVDEQSKKEIKDILIRYDRTLLVADPRRCEPKKFGGRGARSRFQKSYR, from the coding sequence ATGGCGGCTACTGCTGACTCCGTACAATGCTTTGGGCGGAAGAAGACCGCCGTTGCGGTTACTCACTGCAAGCGTGGGAGAGGTTTGATCAAGATCAATGGCTGCCCGATTGAGTTGGTGGAGCCGGAGATCCTCCGCTACAAGGCCTACGAGCCGATCCTTCTGCTCGGACGTCAACGCTTTGCCGGTGTCGACATGAGGATCAGAGTAAAGGGTGGAGGTCACACTTCTCAGATCTACGCGATTCGTCAGAGTATCGCTAAGGCTTTGGTCGCTTACTACCAGAAATACGTGGACGAGCAGTCGAAGAAGGAGATCAAAGATATCCTCATCAGGTATGATCGAACGCTCTTAGTTGCAGATCCCAGGCGGTGCGAGCCCAAGAAGTTCGGTGGTCGCGGTGCTCGTTCGCGGTTCCAGAAGTCCTACCGTTAA